The genomic region GCTGCAACCTGCCAGTAATATGAGCGCCACCATCAAGAATAACAGATATGAGAAGTGCCGTTCTAATTTCATTTTCATATTCCTTTAACTATCGAATAGATGACATGTTCCGTCTATTTTAACTCTTTCTGGCGGCGGCACTCCAGATCAATCTTCAACCGCTTTTTTCGTCATTAAAAAATCTTGATTTCCCTGGTTTTGGCGCGAGTTTCCGGCGAATACCAGATTTCAACGAATTTCTGAATGGAATCTTCCTCTCGACGGCTCCATTCTTCGACTATGGGATACCGTAGAAGTCCTTTGAGGGCGGCGTAATTCGGCCCGTAATAGCGGCCCATCTCTTCCGCTTTCCTTTGCGCCGCTGCGGCCAGTTCCGGTTCCGGGACAAGATAATCGACCAGCCCCAGATTCTGCGCTTCCTGCGGAGTGAACATCTTGCCGCTCAGGAGCAGTTCCGCCGCATTCTTGTTTCCCACGGCGTAGCGAAGCATCTCGACTGCCCCGGCAAAAAGCGCCGCCCCGAAGGTGACTTCGTTGAGCGCCATCTTGCCGTTACTTTCTGTCATAATCCGGTAATCAGCCATTAATGCCAGGATACAGCCGCCGGCGACAGCATGCCCGTTAATAGCGGCGACAAGCGGCTTGGGAAACAGAAAAATTTCGCGGTACATCCGGCAAAAGGCACGCAAAAACTGGGTGAAATCCTGTGGGGAATAGTCATACAGCAAGGGGACATCGAATCCGAAAGAGAAAAACTTCCCCTGCCCGGTGATTATAGCGCTTCGGATATCCGGTTCCCTGGAAAGTCTGGAGAATAACTCCGAGAATTCATCGATTACCTCGCGGTCAATCGCATTCACTTTCCCCCGCGCCAAGGTTACGACGGCTAATTTTTCAGACTTTTCATAATATAGATATTTCATAACAACTTCTCCGGACGACAAAGAGTATGCCACTGACCTGAATGGGAAATCTTCAATGTAATATAATATATCTGTCAAGCGAGGAAAGAGAGGATTTTGGAATTCATGGCGCTTTCAGTAACGCCTTTTGAGCCAGAACAAACACTTATGCCTTCAATACTGAAGGGGAATCTGTGACGTCACCTTCTGTTCCTCACCGGTAAACATCGGTGCTGAGATATTTTAATCCGGAATCTACCATCAGGGTGACGACATTGACATCCGGTCCCAGCCTTTCGCCGATACGCATGGCAGCGACAATATTGGCTCCCGATGACGTTCCCGCAAAGAGCCCCTCTTCACGAGTCAAACGTCGCGCCATTGCCTTGGCGTCATCAGTTCTCACCGGAACAATTTCATCGACCAGGTTTGGTTCCCAGAGTGGCGGGGTATATCCAATCCCGACCCCTTCAATTTTGTGCGGTCCCGGTTCGCCACCCGAAAGCACGGCCGACTCGGCCGGTTCCACCGCTACAATCTTTATCCTAGGATTGTGACGTTTCAATACGGTCGCCACTCCCCTTATTGATGCCGCCGTTCCTACCGACTGAATAAAGGCGTCAACTTTG from Candidatus Zixiibacteriota bacterium harbors:
- a CDS encoding cysteine synthase family protein codes for the protein LKPGYTIVEYTGGSTGISLALAAVARGYRLHIVTSDAFSHDKLRHMAALGAELTMVPSEGGLTTKKLILDMIEVARQISRQPRTYWTDQLRNLDSITGYYRLAEEIWSQTDGKVDAFIQSVGTAASIRGVATVLKRHNPRIKIVAVEPAESAVLSGGEPGPHKIEGVGIGYTPPLWEPNLVDEIVPVRTDDAKAMARRLTREEGLFAGTSSGANIVAAMRIGERLGPDVNVVTLMVDSGLKYLSTDVYR
- a CDS encoding enoyl-CoA hydratase/isomerase family protein, yielding MKYLYYEKSEKLAVVTLARGKVNAIDREVIDEFSELFSRLSREPDIRSAIITGQGKFFSFGFDVPLLYDYSPQDFTQFLRAFCRMYREIFLFPKPLVAAINGHAVAGGCILALMADYRIMTESNGKMALNEVTFGAALFAGAVEMLRYAVGNKNAAELLLSGKMFTPQEAQNLGLVDYLVPEPELAAAAQRKAEEMGRYYGPNYAALKGLLRYPIVEEWSRREEDSIQKFVEIWYSPETRAKTREIKIF